Within the candidate division KSB1 bacterium genome, the region GGCCCGGTAAGCATCCATGCCCGGCAATTGGAAGAAATGGGCTTTGTGCGGCGGATGTGGGTCAAAAATGACCGCAAAGATTATTATCAGCTCGCCGACGATTTTTTTATCCACAGCAGTATTCGATATTACAACATGCATCAAAACAGCTTCCGCATTGCCGAAAAATATCTCAAGATCATGGTTAAGAAATATGAAAAGGCCGACCCCGCCGAGCGAGGAAAAATCCGTCCTTTTTTACAGCGCGTCCTCGAAATGTACTTCTTCTACCATCGCGTTTTAGAGTTCTACAAACGGTTTATTGACGAATGGCCTTCGGTGCTAAAGACGCTCCCCACCCTTGATGAGTATGTGCATTCACAAAAAGAAGTATTAGAGAGAAAAAATCATAAACGGCGGGTAGCCGATAGAGAGTCATCGCAAAGGCGACAAAAATAGAAGTAGTCGCTTTTATTTTGATCGTTTCGTTTCATAAATTTCAAACGACTGGAACGTTTGAAACAATTAAACAAATTTCAATTCGCAATAGGTGTCCAAGATGGAAGCAAAACTCTTGATTGGTGGCAAATGGGTGGATGGTGGCCCGTCTCTCGAAGTGAAAAATAAATACAACGGCGTAGTCATTGGTGCAGTGGTCACGGCTCGCCAAGAAGATGTGGAAAGTGCCGTCGCTGCTGCGGAAAAAGCCGCGTCCGTGATGGCGGAGATGCCCGCCTATCGTCGCGCAGAAATTCTTGCTCGCACGGCCACCCTCGTTCGCGAGCGCAAAGAAGAGATTTCCCGCACCATTGCCGCGGAAGCCGGTAAGGCGTTAAAATTTGCCCGTATTGAAGTTGATCGCGCCATCAGCACCTTTGCGCTTGCTGCCGAAGAAACCAAACGCATTCACGGCGAAACCGTGCCGATGGATGCCGTTCCTGCCGGCGAAGGCTATTTCGGGTTTTGGCTGCGGCGACCGGTCGGCGTGGTCGCGGCCATCACTCCCTTCAATTTTCCCCTCAATCTCGTTGCCCACAAAGTTGCTCCTGCCATTGCGGCGGGTAATTCTCTGGTACTCAAACCGGCCAACACCACGCCACTCACATCCGTTCTCCTGTGCCAAATTCTCCAAGAAGCCGGTCTTCCCGATGGCGCGATCAATCTCGTTAACGGCTCCGGAAGCACCGTTGGCGATTGGTTGGTGACGAATCCGCGCGTGGCAAAAATCACCTTCACCGGCAGCCCGGCGGTGGGGCGGCAGATTCTCTCCCGCGCCGGCATTAAAAAAGTGACCATGGAATTGGGCAATACCTCTCCGGTGATCATCGCGCCGGATGCGGATCTCGATTTGGTGGCCAAGCGTTGCGCGGTCGGCGCGTATTACAACTCCGGACAAGTTTGCATCTCGGTGCAGCGCATTTACAGCGATAAGAAAATCCAAGAGCCTTTCACGGAGCGTTTTGTTAAAGCCAGCGCCGCGATGGTGGTGGGTGATCCACTGGATGAAAAAGTTGACGTCGGGCCGATGATTGATCTGCGCGAAGCCCAGCGCATCGAAAGCTGGGTGAAGGAAGCCGAAGCGGCTGGCGCAAAAGTTTTAACCGGCGGCCGTCGCGAAGGCCCGGTTTATTGGCCGACGGTGCTGACCGATGTTAAGCCCGAGATGAAAGTGGTGGCGCAAGAAGCCTTCGCCCCAGTCGCCTCGGTGATTCCTTACGATGATTTCGAGCAAGCGCTGCGCCAGGCTGATCAAACCGAGTACGGTTTGCAAGCCTCGGTATTTACTCGCGACCTCAATCGCGTGTTGCAAGCGATCAAACATTTGAACTTTGGCGGCATCATCATCAACGACACGCCGAACTTCCGCGCTGATCACATGCCTTATGGCGGCAACCGCCAAAGCGGAATTGGCCGCGAGGGCTTGCGTTTTGCGATTGAGGAAATGACGAATATTCAGATGGTGGTCATCCGGCAAAACTAAGATTTTGCACTCCGGTTAGAATTCGGAGTGCAATGCTTCAGCATTGCAAGCAGAACTGAAGTTTTGCACTCCAGCTACAAATCGGCGTATAACGCTTCAGCGTTGCTTGCGGAGGTTCCCATGCGAACAAAAGCAGCCGTTTTATATGAAATGCAAAAACCGGCGCCCTACGCCGTATCACAGCCGCTGGTCATCGAAGAAATCGAACTTGAAGGCCCCGGCTCCGGCGAGGTGTTAGTGGAAATTGTCGGCGCAGGTTTGTGCCACTCCGATCTCTCGGTGATTGATGGCTCGCGGCCGCGAGTAATGCCAATGGTGATGGGTCACGAGGCCAGCGGTATCGTCCGCGAAGTAGGTTCGGGTGTCCATGACCTCAAACCCGACGACCACGTGGTGTTCGCCTTTGTGCCGGTGTGTGGTCATTGCCTTCCCTGCGCCACCGGCCGGCCGGCACTTTGCGAAAACGGCGCCAAAGCCAATGTTAGCGGTACGCTGCTCAGTGGCAGCCGCCGGTTCAAAAATACCGCCGGGCAGGAGTTGAATCACCATCTTGGCGTCTCGGCTTTCTCGCAATACACGGTTGCGGCGCAGGAATCCCTTGTCAAGATTGATCCGACCCTGCCGCTCGAAAAAACCGCGCTATTCGGTTGCGCGGTGATGACCGGTGTCGGCGCGGTTGTCAATACCGCCAAAGTTGAACCCGGAACGAGTGTCGCGGTATTTGGCTTGGGCGGAGTCGGCCTGAGTGTGGTGATGGGCGCCCGCGCTGCCGGGGCGTGGCCGATTGCGGCGGTGGACATATTGGAGAATAAACTCAAGTTGGCGCGGCACGTCGGCGCCTCATATACCGTGAATGCAAGCACCAGCGATGCGGCGCAGGCGGTAAAGGATTTGACGAATGGCGGTGCACATTATGTTTTCGAGGCTGTGGGCAATGAGCGCGTGTTGACGCAAGCTTACGCGGCCACACGCCGCGGCGGCAAGACCATTACGATCGGGCTACCGCATCCGAGCAAACAGTTTACGATTTCCGCCGTGAGTTTGGTCGCTGAGGAGCGCACGGTGATGGGTTCCTACATGGGCTCGGCGGTACCGAAACGGGATATTCCACGCTTTATTTCTTTATATCAAGCCGGAGTTTTGCCGGTGGATTTGTTGCACAGTAAGACCATTCAACTTGAGGAAATTAATGCCGCCTTCGATGCGCTGGCACGGGGTGAAGCAGTGCGGCAGGTGATTCGGAGTGCAATGCTTTAGCATTGCACTTGACGTAAAGAAGCAAATCGGAGTGCGACGGTTTACCGTCGCGGTGATGTGGCGGCAACGACAACAAAAAATGCTAAAGCATTTGACTCCGAATTTATTCACAAGAGAAGAGGTAAGAAATGACAACATTGATACTCCCAGTAATCTTCGTCTCAGTCCATCTCATCATAATTGCTTTGGGCTATCTGATTAAATACAAAAAGCAGATGTGGCTCATCGCCGGTTACTCCGCCAAAAGGGTTAGAGACAATAATGGTCTGGCGAATTGGGTCGGCTCAGGGGCGCTGCTGGTGGGAGTATTCGGCATTGTGGTTGGAATATTATACCTGGCCCTGCCCAAGTTCATTCTGGAGTTGACGCTCGTCTATATCGTTGCAGTGCTTGCTGGATGCTTGATTATGGTTCAAGGCTGTCAGAGATTTACAAATAAAATTGTCAAAAATTAAGCATTGGTTTATACACATTTACAACGCTAAATCTTTTGACGCCGTAAATCGGAGTGCGACGGTTTACCGTCGCGCTGGTGTGCGGATAACAACAGCAAACGCTGAAGCGCTTGACTCCGAATTTATCTTGTAGCAAACAACAACGCTAAAGCGTTGTACTCCAAAAAATATGCACCCCAAAACCTTCGCCTGGTCGCTCTTCGGTCTTTACATGCTTGGCACTGCCGTCATCGCGCTCTTCGGCAGCCGCAAGACCAAAAATTTTCGCAGCTTTGCGCTTGGCAACCGCGATATGCATCCGGCGTTGGTCGGCGTGGCGTGGGCGACGTCGATGGCTTCGACTTTGACTTTCGTGATCAATCCCGGATTTGTTTATGCCTTCGGCTTCAGCGCGTTTATCTCGCTGTCGACTCCTCTGGTGCTGGGCATGACGGCCGGAATGTGGCTACTCTCCAAAAGATTTCAGGACAGCGGCGTGGCATCCAATGCGCTTACTCTGCCGCATTGGGTCGGCCTGCGCT harbors:
- a CDS encoding ArsR family transcriptional regulator, producing MPDLIEAIYALVEDIGKAYSDVGQPMLKGRLVGLLLTSDRPLCLDEICERLGVSKGPVSIHARQLEEMGFVRRMWVKNDRKDYYQLADDFFIHSSIRYYNMHQNSFRIAEKYLKIMVKKYEKADPAERGKIRPFLQRVLEMYFFYHRVLEFYKRFIDEWPSVLKTLPTLDEYVHSQKEVLERKNHKRRVADRESSQRRQK
- a CDS encoding aldehyde dehydrogenase family protein → MEAKLLIGGKWVDGGPSLEVKNKYNGVVIGAVVTARQEDVESAVAAAEKAASVMAEMPAYRRAEILARTATLVRERKEEISRTIAAEAGKALKFARIEVDRAISTFALAAEETKRIHGETVPMDAVPAGEGYFGFWLRRPVGVVAAITPFNFPLNLVAHKVAPAIAAGNSLVLKPANTTPLTSVLLCQILQEAGLPDGAINLVNGSGSTVGDWLVTNPRVAKITFTGSPAVGRQILSRAGIKKVTMELGNTSPVIIAPDADLDLVAKRCAVGAYYNSGQVCISVQRIYSDKKIQEPFTERFVKASAAMVVGDPLDEKVDVGPMIDLREAQRIESWVKEAEAAGAKVLTGGRREGPVYWPTVLTDVKPEMKVVAQEAFAPVASVIPYDDFEQALRQADQTEYGLQASVFTRDLNRVLQAIKHLNFGGIIINDTPNFRADHMPYGGNRQSGIGREGLRFAIEEMTNIQMVVIRQN
- a CDS encoding zinc-dependent alcohol dehydrogenase family protein, with translation MRTKAAVLYEMQKPAPYAVSQPLVIEEIELEGPGSGEVLVEIVGAGLCHSDLSVIDGSRPRVMPMVMGHEASGIVREVGSGVHDLKPDDHVVFAFVPVCGHCLPCATGRPALCENGAKANVSGTLLSGSRRFKNTAGQELNHHLGVSAFSQYTVAAQESLVKIDPTLPLEKTALFGCAVMTGVGAVVNTAKVEPGTSVAVFGLGGVGLSVVMGARAAGAWPIAAVDILENKLKLARHVGASYTVNASTSDAAQAVKDLTNGGAHYVFEAVGNERVLTQAYAATRRGGKTITIGLPHPSKQFTISAVSLVAEERTVMGSYMGSAVPKRDIPRFISLYQAGVLPVDLLHSKTIQLEEINAAFDALARGEAVRQVIRSAML
- a CDS encoding DUF3784 domain-containing protein, with product MTTLILPVIFVSVHLIIIALGYLIKYKKQMWLIAGYSAKRVRDNNGLANWVGSGALLVGVFGIVVGILYLALPKFILELTLVYIVAVLAGCLIMVQGCQRFTNKIVKN